The DNA window GCAtgtgctgtgtatgtgtgtgtgtgtgtgttaggggggaGGTTGGGGGAGGAATGGTTGCAattcatctgtgtgtgtggggggggggtgagaggggggccctgtgtgtgtgtgtgtgtatgtgtgtgtgtgtgtgtatgtgtgtgcgagcaTTCATTCAtgaattagtgtgtgtgtgtcatctatctgtgtttttgtcagtctgtgtgtgtgtgtgtgtatgtgtgcatgcaacTATAGTTTTTCTCTTCAAACCTAGTGGGATAAGAATAAATGATTACAGACAATAAAAGTGACTACACAGTCATTTACATTTCTCTGCATAAGCCTCATGACAAAAATACTGTGCAACATGTATATTAAAAAGTAGAGGTACATTCTCTTATTGTACACAACCATGTTCACCTCCACAGCTGTGTCCAGGCTTTCACCAGAAATAAGACGTACATCCTTTCTCCCCCGAAAGGTGCATGGCTGCCTAAGTGGCGgagtaaaaatggtcatacacgtaaaatcccactcgtgcaaaaaacacaagagtacgtgggagtttctgcCCATGAACGCAAAGAAGACTATCCTTTCACTGGGACACATACCAGAAGTCAGTAACGTGGCCAtgttctgtgcacagtgggacaCATACCAGAAGTCAGTAACGTGGCCAtgttctgtgcacagtgggacaCATACCAGAAGTCAGTAACGTGGCCAtgttctgtgcacagtgggacaCATACCAGAAGTCAGTAACGTGGCCAtgttctgtgcacagtgggacaCAGACCAGAAGTCAGTAACGTGGCCAtgttctgtgcacagtgggacaCAGACCAGAAGTCAGTGACGTGGCCAtgttctgtgcacagtgggacaCAGACCAGAAGTCAGTGACGTGGCCAtgttctgtgcacagtgggacaCAGACCAGAAGTCAGTGACGTGGCCAtgttctgtgcacagtgggacaCAGACCAGAAGTCAGTGACGTGGCCAtgttctgtgcacagtgggacaCAGACCAGAAGTCAGTGACGTGGCCAtgttctgtgcacagtgggacaCAGACCAGAAGTCAGTAACGTGGCCAtgttctgtgcacagtgggacaCAGACCAGAAGTCAGTGACGTGGCCAtgttctgtgcacagtgggacaCAGACCAGAAGTCAGTAACGTGGCCAtgttctgtgcacagtgggacaCAGACCAGAAGTCAGTAACGTGGCCAtgttctgtgcacagtgggacaCATACCAGAAGTCAGTAACGTGGCCAtgttctgtgcacagtgggacaCAGACCAGAAGTCAGTAACGTGGCCAtgttctgtgcacagtgggacaCAGACCAGAAGTCAGTGACGTGGCCAtgttctgtgcacagtgggacaCAGACCAGAAGTCAGTGACGTGGCCAtgttctgtgcacagtgggacaCAGACCAGAAGTCAGTGACGTGGCCAtgttctgtgcacagtgggactTTAGTGCTGAATTCATTTCGCAGATTGACATGATAGGTGTCACTTAGGAAATTAATTTAGCCTAAATGTCCCCACTGGAcaagaagcagccaggctgttaatgtttggtatgtgtgcaCGCACGCTGAAGGGTGTTgttatcccgtgtaaagcctggAGAAATCTGTGGCAATGAACATGATTGCTGAATACTTGAGAAGGACTGTACAGCGGAACccgccttttaagaccccccaatttggctgactgactgactgactgactgactgactgactgactgactgactgactgacttactGACTTACTGACTGACTATTGGGGTTTCACGTCCTCTGAGGTGACTGGAACATCATTATTTGGGACATTAAATGTGAtacgatttttttaaaaaaattaaaaaactgaaccccaatttaagactccctcctttttaaggccgtgttttctcagactttctgttcataacctctgtcaatttacccccattttaagactccctccttcttaagattttctcagatttttggaggtctttaaaggggggtgccactgtacCTTAAATCTGACTGGGACTATTTTTCACTCAGATGTCAGAGTCAAGCCAAGAGGAGAAGCTTGATGCAAAGGAAGGCAAAACCAATGGAGCCGCCGTAGATCCTGAAGTTCGGATGGAGGAAGTTCGACAAAATATACGAAAAGCTGAGGTCAGTATTCTTGTATATTTTGTACTCCCGCTTAAAGACCCTGAGTGATAAGAGTAGAATGCGACTCAGTGGAGAACCTGACTTCGATGTTCAGTGACATATTGTCAAGCCTCTAGAGTGGATGTTTGAGTgtacgatgaagaagaagaagaagtatagtTAGTTTGATGACCAAACATGTACATGCTACGTTGATGTAATGCAAGTTTTTATCCTGCTGTGCTGCATGGATATACATTTTTGTTATCTCTTTTTCAGACCTCAAAAATGAAAGCAGAAGCACGTTTAGAAGCGTTGCGGCAGGCAGGCAGTAAGTACTCGACTTGGCATATTTATTCATTTTCAGagagtgtgtttatgtgtttgtaagtgtgtgtgtgtacgtgtgcatgtgtgtatacttagatgtatgtgtgtgaaaaaaCTCTTTGCTAATTTtcagagtgcatgtgtgtgtgtgtgcgtgtgtgtgtgtgggtgggtacGTGAAAGTAGGCTGGAAGACGACCAAGTGCGTGAAGCACTGACAGATAGTTGTGTGAATTCCAgctacaatggaaccccctttttaagacctccacaaatctgagaaaataaagTTTTAAAAAgtagggagtctgaaaatggggttaaatttacagaggttaattGTATGAACAAAAGTTTGAAAAGAACAAGGTTAAATGTTTCGTTTCATGTTTCAGTCAATGTGGACGAGTGGCTAGACCAGGCACAGATGGACTCCCTGACTGCCGACGAGAACGGAATCCAGCGAACGCCATCACAGATGTCTTTACGCACAGAAAGTTCAGGCGGGGTATGAATAGCACCTGTGTTATGCTTTCCTTGTTAAAATAATTCATTCAATTCCATTGTTAGGGATGGACCGGGTCAACTTTATTTGCATACCCAGAGATTGTATTTATGTCCCACCCTCGCATCACCATTGTGGtatgtaaaagaccttggtcactGTGTCAGAAAAGCAGATCATTGCTGAATAGCGCATTTTCAGTGCTTATAAGCAAGAAAAATACATCAACAAAATCAAAGTGTTGTAATTTATGTTTAAATTTAGATCTAGAAATCTTCTTGCTGAATTGTTTGCCATACTGGGCTCTTAGACACGTGTGAGTTGATGTTGGCTAATTTTTATGCAGTTATATGATGATTATTGGAGAATCTGTCGTCTTGAAGTAGTGAAAACGTCAGCAGTTGTAGAGCAGGCAGAAAATAATCTCTCTCCTTCATTGTTTCTCACAGCACAGTGCAGATGACCCTGAACCGACGTACACTCActatgatgacgatgatgatgatttcaaCGACGATACGTTCACCAGCAACTATGGCGGTTCAATGAATCGCTTCGGCAAACCTTTCCCCATCCTATGCAAAGCTCTCTATGACTTTGAGGTGAGCGCGttttttagttgttttttttagttcATGCTGTCTCCATCTATAAGTGCACTGTGTAGTGGCTGTATATAGATGATCACGAAGTGTATTATATCATTGATGTAGTATATTAAAAAATATGAATGTGCAGCATCTTGCACACCAAATGTTAGTGGAAAGCCGGGTCTGCTTGCTTTAATTCTGGTAtaaaaactattgttttcactTTACTTTGTGCTGGAGTGAAGCTGGGCAGATTTGCTTTGCTTAGTCTTGCTTAAATCTTTAAGAAGGAGGTTACAGTGgccccccctccttccctttAAGACCACCAGAAAATCAGGCCTTAgaaaggaggtagtcttaaaagaTCTTCTCCTTCCCTGATTGCCATCTCAAAAAGAagttacatgtacatttacagaggttatgaactcAAAATCATAGAAAGCAAAGTCCTCAAAGTCTTAAACCAGGGGATCTAAAAAAGGGGTTTCCACtgagaaagcaaggtcttgcaagggggggggggggggggggggtgacggtACTGAGATTGAGCATCAGCAACTCTTTCAAAGCTTAATTCATCatctgtaccataagtgtttgtctgtctgccgaTGGACTGTGAAGATCATTGGGTGGATGTGAATGTTATGTGTCATAAATAAAACATTCTAGTAAGTTATCATTCATGTTTTTTGCTTCGAAAGTGGGAAATCTTAAAtcaaggggtcttaaaaggggtttccACTGAACATGCATAATGTAACATGCATAATGTAACATGCATAATGTAACATGCATAATGTAACATGCATAATGTAACATGCATAATGTAACATGCATAATGTAACATGCATTTTGTTGTCTATTTCAGGCCAGCAACTACGACGAACTGAGCATCAAACAACATGAACCTCTCACACTTGTGGCTATCGGTGATGGGGAGGGATGGGtcaaggtcagtgtgtgtgtgttaacccCACTTCAGTCCCGTATTATACCAAACCGAGTGAGGTGCatacgtgcgtacgtgtgtgtgtgtgtgtgtgtgtgtgtgtgtgtgtgtgtgtttgtacctttgtctgtgtgtgtgtgtctctgtgtggaTATATGTGTGACAGGGAAACTAGTGCGTCAATCTTCACAGCAGGCTCTGCAGTTGTTGGCCTTAGATAGTGCGAGCCAACATCTGTGAATTgaagagttctgtttgtgatagggccTGGCTGCTGGGGTTTCCTTGTATGTTCTTGTTTCCTTTGCGTAACCATAACaatttttatagggctaagaaattagatctaaaattctcaatcctgtttgattggacttcgcctccaaaggtgattgttgtgttcCGACACCCGGTTACATATGCATGCGTACATccatgtgtgtatgcatgtcaAATTGTATACGGCCTGTGTCACTCTGTCCATCAGTCAATTCTTTTCCTGCTTATGTCCTCCTgggtatgtgtttgtctgtcttccgtcaAGTAACGTCTGTCTTGACTGCAACAGAAATTATGAGTTTTGAATCTCGAGATTATcaattggttggttgtttggtggGTATTTTAGTTGCCTGGTCGATTTATGCAAtgagtgattgattgatcacTGGATTGATCTGCAGGCCCAGAGTTCCTCTGGCAAGGCAGGCTACATTCCAGAGAACTACGTGGATCTGAGCGAGACGGACATGTCGATGCAAACTTCCGATGCGACCCCAGAAGTACACACCATCAACGCTTCCAACGTTGACACCGATGTCACACCCACTGTGGAGGCCGcccccctctccccacccccaccatcaTCCCCACCAGCAGagcaacaaccaccaccgcaacttgaacaacagcagcaacaacctCAGCAACAGTCCCAGCCTGCCGCAGTCCCCACCATGGCAGAATTGCAATCCCCGCCGACAGAAATGCCGCCGGATACAACATCTTCGTATTCGTCAGGAGACTTGGAGGTCCAGCAAGCAACGGACGATTTCGTGGAAGACAGCGccttcccccctcctcccccctctacCTCTGTTCCTGGTCAgtgatttggggggggggggggggggaagaatgGGGAGGGTGGGAGGAGGGGGTGTGGGGGTGGAATATGTTCATTAGCTGCCTGATGAGTTTAGAAGATCTTCAAAAAGCAATATACGACTTTACTTATCGTTGTGCCCTGACAAAACCAGGAAATTCAGTTGATTGCCAGTGGATTGAGTACTTTCAGCAAGTGTAGCTGTACCTGGAAACCTTACCCTCAAAAATTGTCTTGACACAAGACATCACTATAAACAAATTCTCTTCTTGACTAACAGTAGTAATCTGTGAGTCTTAGTACTCAACAGTGTCCGTCCGTATGTacgtcttaaaggggagggttTTAAAAGGGAGCTACACTGTATTGGGACATGGCAAAGGCATATAAGTATAGGTATAagcattttctttttttaaacaggAGCCACATGGGCAAGAGCACTGTACGACTACGGAGCACAGACCAATGAAGAGTTGTCTTTCATGGAGGGGGCGCTGATCAAGATCGTGCGGAAGGATGACAACGGTGTGGATGATGGGTATTGGGAGGGGGAGCTCAACGGTCGCAGCGGCGTCTTTCCCTCACTCGTGGTCGAGGAAATCATGGATCCTAATGCTGATCCTGTACGTATCTAATGTATATAATTAGAttttatcatgtgtgtgtgtgtgtgtgtagtgtgtgtgtgtgtgtgtgtgtgtgtgtgtgtgtgtgtgtgtgtgtgtgtgtgtgtgtgtgtgtgtgtgtgtgtgtgtgtgtgtgtgtgtgtgtgtgtgtgtgtgtgtgtgtgtgtgtgttttgctattgtacattgccTGGAGCTCtggtgagaaggggcgattgatacgtgttcattattattattatttattactAGCTGTTTGGTTTTTCTTGCTGATGATTAATGTGTGTATGGTGGATTTTTGTGGATTTCTTTGCAGTGCTGATCTGGTATTTTAATTCATCTGATATTTTTGGTTAGTGATAAATGATGCAATACTTTGTCAAGCTGATTTTatcaaattgtttttaaacagATGATAGATTGAGAATAACTTTGTCCATTCATTCCTCTCATCCCATTAAATAATTATGTCTCAATTTTGGTGGAATTCTTTATTTCATAGCAGAAattttcctccgaaaacggcgtatggctgcctaaatggcggggtaaaaaacggtcatacacgtaaaattccactcgtgcaaaaaacacgagtgtacgtgggagtttcagcccacgaacgaagaagaaagaagaagaatagcaGAAATTTATCAAAACGATGCAAATGAATGTAATGTAGGAATAGCCTTGCAAGTTTGTGTTCCATGGTGTTTGCTGGACATGAAAACAATCAATATTCATGCTGCAAGGTAAGTGACTGGCTGTAGCCAGCTTACGAAAAATAGACGATGTTTAGAAATAACTCGGTCAAGTTTGaatgagttgtgaaagagtgaatatactcttgttttaaatgtgtcaagcttATCAacatgtgctccttgtccacgtgtttcagacacctcccttgctagtgactggcctataaggTTACAAGCGAAAGGTTGACTcagtaaaagcaagagtattcactctttcacagtcTATACAAACCagcagagttatttctgaacatcgtctaGTGCTTATTGGACGCTTCTCGATCATTGCAATTGATATAGGTCCATTCTAggctgtttttttaatttttatttatttattcccTTATCTTTTGTGTAGTAAAGTATAGCATCATTAGGTGTTATGTCTGTTGCAGGATGCATTGTCACCACTAACAGACTTCGGAGTCCCGCCTCCTGTGCTGGTTACCATGCCAACGCCAGATGACGAGccaccaccccctccacccctcTGTCAGAACGGTGCAGGTCAGCATATTTTACCGCCCCTATTTTTATGTTGAGTTGAGTCACTATTCACTGCGTATGATTTTGTGTCCGGTTTTCACGTGTTTATAGTTGGTTTAATTACCGTTTGATATTTATATTGTGTTATGTGATTCTTTGACATTAATCAGAGCTTGTTGAATtcagtttttattttgttttgtttttgtgaggTTGCATGCATGTATATAGTGTGTTTATCTGATTGACATCATGATATagtttgtgtctgaaacatTAATTGGAGCAGGGGATAGAGATGAAGGCGGGTGGGCAAGGGGAGAGATAGGGTTTGCAAATAAATTATCGGATGTGATTGTGAAAAACTGAGAAACAGTCTCAAGCTAGTAGGTCGAGTTGGAAGTCGAGCTGCTCCGTCTTAGGTCAAACATAATAAATCAAGAGGCGTTTGTGTGCATGGTTCACATGGATGAGCTATAGTAGTATGTGAATGCATGGAATGTTGTTTTTAGAAAGTTCATGGCTGTGCTGTCTTGGCTGAAACTGATATGTTTGTGCATCTGAGCCCAGATTTATTTTATTGTGCAAGGGATGATAAGCTTTAGATGTTTGGTTTGAGTGTGATGTTTTGTACTCCTGCTGCTAAGTCATATTACTATGAAGTGGTTGCACTTGTGATGTCAGTGGATCCCCtcccccagcacacacacacacatgcacacgcacgcatgcacacacacagacacacacacagacacacacacagacacacacacacatacacacacaacacacaaacacacacacacacacacacacacacacacacacaacctcaagTTCTTAGGAGCAGTGACCCAATTTGAAAAAAGCTCATCAATAATGATGCGTGTAGATGAAAGTGTTTACAAAAAACTTGTTCGACTTTGTAGCTCCTGGTGAACTATTAATTCAAGATTGATATGGTTTTAGAAGATAGATTTTTggtgattgttttttttcttattttctgcaacccccctccccctctcccctaccACTCCCTCACCGCTTCTgtttttatttatatgttttatatttaaatcttttttttatttgggtCACTTTGAGGGAACAGTGGACAGTTAAGCCAAAGGGAATGTGATGTGTAAGTTTGAAAGTTACAGAGAGATAGCACATAGACTTAAATGGTTCACTGTGTGTCGATCATGTCACTAGAGTTAATTGtatatatctgtgtgtatgtcaccATGTCAACTGTTGTAATTTGTCATCGTTCAGCTGCTATGGTGTTTTGGAATATCTGTAAGTGTACTCTGCCTTGATAAGATTTTAGTTTAATGTGGACAATGCACATTTTACTTTCTTCTTCCAGAAAACAGTGTGTAGCCcttgttatacagtggaaccccccttttaagacctccacaaatctgagaaaatcaggtcttaaaaaggagggagtcttaaaaaggagggagtcttaacaagggggtacatttacacaggtcatgaacagaaaatctgaaaaaacagggtcttaaagggagggaatcttaaatggggggggggggggggggttatggggtgtcttaaaaggggggttccactgtattttcaGCGCACTCAGAGTCTAATGAGCTCTGCCCCTTTGTTGCGTAGACTTGGCACATGACAGCTAAAATCTCTTTagcacatacatatatatatacacaatatGAGTGGTTTGTCTACTATTATTATGAGTGTTTCTTACACAACTATCTCATTTGAAAGTTTTCACTTTTAGTTTTCAACCTCATCGCTGTCTTGGGGtgaaaatgtatatatatagctGCAAAGAAATTTACCTTCACACAGTCTTTAGACTTGTGCACCACTTTTTTCTGAGTGATGTCagttttcttcttgtttctgGTCCTACCAGCACTCTGCTTCCAGTCTCTTTGTTCACCTTTTCTAAAACAATGTCTTTTTCTGATAAAAATGAGAATTTTTGTGTCCTTTATCTCGATCATCAGCatcatttttcttgttttcttgaaaATTCATCCCAAAAGTTCGTTTTCACAAGTACTGCtattttcagcatttttatgAATAGAAGTACAGGGCAGATGTATCGACTGGTATACATTTTTGACAGGTGTCTATTGTTGATGTACACATAGCTGTTGTCCATATTTTTCCTTGAGTTACAGGAAGTCGTTTAGGTGTCAAATACTGTTAAATTTCTCTGTCAGTAACTGTAGCCAGTGCTTTGCATTGTGTGTAGGCGTATGTACTTTGTTGTGTGATTCCTTCCTGTTCAGGGTGCCCCCATCATGTTAAAATTACAATCCTTCCTGTATATATTATAAAGGATTGTGGGATAAGAGAATCATTTCGTTTTAACACACATATcaaatcaacagcctgcctGCTTTTTGTCTAGattgagatttgttgttgttgctgagttAAGTTCGTAAATGGCATATGTGTGTCAACCTGCAAAATTGATTCGGTAGCTCAGATTGTAGGGCTTGTGATCAGCTGCATGGTCGTGTGTTTGAATCCGACTAGGATGGACAGGAGtcaactttctgtgcagactcATGCAGAGACAGTATTCTACCGGCgtagtggcctagtggataaagacaccggcctcccaagctgaaggttgtgggttcgaatcccggccaggcctggtgggttaagggtgtagatttatccgatctcccaggtcaacttatgtgcagacctgctagtgccttatccctcttcgtgtgtacacgcaagcaaaaTTAAGACCAAGAAAGAACGGAAAagaacctgtaatccatgtcagagttcggtgagttacagaaacacgaaaatactcagcatgcatCCTCTGAAATCgatgtatggctgcctaaatggcagggtagatacggtcatacacgtaaaaaccaacATGTGCAAAAAAGGCGagcgtacgtgggagtttcagcccatgaacgaagaagaacaagaagaaattgCCAAATTGATTGGGTATAACTCAGATTGTAGGGCATGTACTGGGTTTGTGATCAACTTATCATGTGTTTGAATCCGCCTGGGATGGACGTTGGTCAACTTGCTGTGCAGACTGAGAGACAGTATCAATGTCTCGCCCCCGTCCATCACCTGGCATGTATAATAGAcatcggtcattctgccataagccATACACCGATTTCAGGgcatgcatgctgggtattttcgtgtttctataatctaCACAAAAAGCTGTGCAGGCTGCTCATTACacttaacacgcacacacctgggtagcgcgactatgttgctgttagctttccattgggagaAAACGACCCAAATTTTCCAGCGATAGGAAAATAAAtcaatgaaaatgtaaaaatgaacaagaaattcctgTGCAGGTGGCAGGCAGaggtgttgagttttggtatgtgtgtaagtggaaGAATATGCTCTTGTTCTCTGTAAAGGTGTGGAcaggtctgtgatggtttaaaCAGGAAGGATATGCTCCTGTTCTATGTAAAGGTGTGGTcaggtctgtgatggtttaaaCAGAAAGGATATGCTCCTGTTCTCTG is part of the Littorina saxatilis isolate snail1 linkage group LG6, US_GU_Lsax_2.0, whole genome shotgun sequence genome and encodes:
- the LOC138968882 gene encoding F-BAR and double SH3 domains protein 2-like isoform X2; translated protein: MNPPPRKVKPAVALKHIHAEQVSKLQAKHQQECDILEDIRTYYRQKATLEKEYAQGLLKVTTQLLKRDFPAQPDIASDDGLEHKTVVTVWRHLLEESDRQAKCRLAASEIYAERIAEPLKGVKSAKQQTTKKVMPQLGVIHGEVGTTVLDMVKAQKAYYVEEAAAHDARQKVAEAEDKIKRKSTGLFQSMSGLQKTCAKLHSRMEASDIKSTAARNDYLLTMAAANAHQIRFYSTDLPELMKTLDCDIYDRIHEYLLLANTTAADIAKVEANTFATIADESEKISRQFSLQCYLFQNQVFTNLVQYHFDPCQNDPCNKVSGEHGAAPELEKEARKCATKVAKETKLVRDYYRQLTQLQAKVTDRMSESSQEEKLDAKEGKTNGAAVDPEVRMEEVRQNIRKAETSKMKAEARLEALRQAGINVDEWLDQAQMDSLTADENGIQRTPSQMSLRTESSGGHSADDPEPTYTHYDDDDDDFNDDTFTSNYGGSMNRFGKPFPILCKALYDFEASNYDELSIKQHEPLTLVAIGDGEGWVKAQSSSGKAGYIPENYVDLSETDMSMQTSDATPEVHTINASNVDTDVTPTVEAAPLSPPPPSSPPAEQQPPPQLEQQQQQPQQQSQPAAVPTMAELQSPPTEMPPDTTSSYSSGDLEVQQATDDFVEDSAFPPPPPSTSVPGATWARALYDYGAQTNEELSFMEGALIKIVRKDDNGVDDGYWEGELNGRSGVFPSLVVEEIMDPNADPDALSPLTDFGVPPPVLVTMPTPDDEPPPPPPLCQNGAVHRPRKARNSGGFVRIGSVNPESYESAV